Proteins co-encoded in one Medicago truncatula cultivar Jemalong A17 chromosome 8, MtrunA17r5.0-ANR, whole genome shotgun sequence genomic window:
- the LOC25502773 gene encoding F-box/FBD/LRR-repeat protein At5g56420 isoform X1, with product MKESSKRRKPGEEEDDGQGSNTNKDRLSSLPDSLLCHILSFLPTKTSVCTMSLVSHRYLHLWKHLQDFDFYDVYYPDSDEEAENFKDFAIFVNAVLSMRSTRDIRKMRLSCGQSQLDSFAERSVDTWIRTAVGAHLEDLHLALFSSEGEGFKLPLPVLSCTNLLSISLCGEIFVELEQSWHVCLPSLKTLQLEIGNVDVNSVDILLSACPILETLELSFSTESLAKLRVPSSLKSFKFTIENDTEVCLEIDTPGLKYLSLTNITFGNATSIGNLHNVEEAYLDASSESESVDPLLTLLQALSGIKRLVFRCYAAKRRLLGTEPIIDFPKMHFSEFRCLLHLELILPTFDPFLYDVLQKCPILQALIIHNDKDTSPVKHSLTAKPKSVPNCLVSHLTYIHFKGYTGYWHEKEFAGYVLQYGLVLKTMLISGFLSNESKKSTKYHYRRKFSNMPRGSTVCQVKFD from the exons ATGAAGGAAAGTTCAAAACGAAGAAAACcaggagaagaagaagacgaTGGTCAAGGCAGTAACACCAACAAAGACAGATTAAGCAGTCTGCCAGACTCTCTCTTGTGCCATATACTTTCCTTCCTCCCCACAAAAACATCTGTGTGTACAATGAGCCTTGTCTCTCATAGGTATCTTCATCTCTGGAAACATCTCCAAGATTTTGATTTCTACGATGTGTATTACCCCGATTCCGATGAAGAGGCCGAAAATTTCAAAGACTTTGCCATATTCGTCAACGCCGTCCTCTCTATGCGAAGTACCCGCGACATTCGGAAGATGCGTCTCTCTTGCGGCCAATCTCAACTTGATTCATTCGCTGAACGCTCTGTTGACACGTGGATCCGCACCGCCGTTGGAGCCCACCTTGAGGATCTTCATCTCGCTCTCTTCTCGTCCGAGGGTGAAGGCTTCAAACTCCCTCTCCCGGTCCTATCATGCACTAACCTCCTCTCCATCAG TCTCTGTGGTGAAATATTTGTGGAATTGGAACAATCTTGGCATGTTTGTTTACCATCATTGAAGACACTACAACTAGAAATTGGTAACGTGGATGTGAATTCCGTTGATATCCTTCTCTCTGCTTGTCCAATCTTAGAAACTTTGGAACTTTCCTTTTCAACTGAATCTTTGGCCAAGCTTAGGGTTCCATCTTCCTtgaaaagttttaaatttactATAGAGAATGACACTGAAGTTTGTCTTGAGATTGACACACCTGGTCTCAAGTACCTTAGCCTCACCAATATCACATTTGGCAATGCCACTTCTATTGGGAACTTGCACAACGTGGAGGAAGCATATCTTGATGCCTCTTCTGAAAGTGAATCTGTTGACCCTTTACTCACTCTCCTCCAAGCTCTCTCTGGCATTAAACGTCTAGTGTTTCGTTGTTATGCAGCAAAG AGGAGATTATTAGGTACTGAACCTATTATAGATTTTCCGAAAATGCACTTTTCAGAATTTCGCTGCTTACTACATCTAGAGCTTATTCTTCCCACTTTCGACCCTTTTCTGTACGACGTGCTTCAGAAATGTCCTATACTTCAAGCTCTCATAATTCATAATGACAAG GATACATCACCAGTTAAACATAGTCTCACGGCAAAGCCGAAAAGTGTTCCTAATTGTCTTGTATCCCACTTGACCTATATTCACTTTAAAGGATATACAGGATATTGGCATGAGAAGGAATTTGCTGGTTATGTTTTGCAGTATGGACTTGTTTTGAAGACAATGCTTATTTCTGGTTTTTTGTCGAATGAAAGCAAGAAGTCTACAAAGTACCACTATCGCAGAAAATTTTCGAATATGCCAAGGGGATCTACTGTCTGCCAAGTTAAATTTGACTAA
- the LOC25502775 gene encoding uncharacterized protein: MLLCSSFFIIFSQNPAKPFSENRQRSINLVINIHCISVLSATPIAAAADHCSAMATEIPPCKTENLVKATWKISSDTKMLLDICMSEIRKCGKPGIAFKNKKWEEIREEFNKRADKNYNQKQLKNRMETLRTDWTTWKQLIGKETGLGWNHQIGNIDVDASWWDAKIRGNVKYAKFRYQGLEFRDELEFIFGDAVATSQRQRSPALGVPFESSDKNTTTDVPQEIIDSDDSEFDIGDHFSPVENTQPKKKRKVSPDIGGKATKGKAKVGTATNMRKTFERLVEAAEGHNEVEKAQIAATSHVHGEYSIPDCVKLLKSAKDNGFLNGQQFSYALEMLKDEQNRVLLITLKDSKEDLVEWILYNYVDKKPSNI, translated from the exons ATGCTACTATGttcctcattttttattattttttcccaaAATCCCGCCAAACCTTTTTCAGAAAACCGCCAAAGAAGCATAAACCTAGTTATAAATATCCATTGCATTTCTGTGCTTTCTGCCACACCTATTGCTGCCGCCGCAGACCATTGTTCAG CTATGGCTACTGAAATTCCTCCATGTAAAACTGAAAATTTAGTAAAAGCAACATGGAAAATTTCATCGGATACCAAAATGTTACTTGACATTTGTATGAGTGAGATCCGTAAATGTGGAAAACCCGGTATTGCTTTTAAGAATAAGAAATGGGAGGAAATACGTGAAGAATTCAATAAACGTGCTGATAAAAACTATAACCAAAAGCAGTTGAAAAATAGAATGGAAACTTTGAGAACTGATTGGACGACATGGAAACAATTAATTGGTAAAGAAACAGGTTTGGGATGGAATCACCAGATAGGAAATATTGATGTTGATGCTTCATGGTGGGATGCTAAGATAAGA GGGAATGTAAAATATGCAAAATTTCGCTATCAAGGTTTAGAATTTCGTGATGAACTGGAATTCATATTTGGGGATGCAGTGGCAACAAGTCAACGCCAACGGTCACCTGCTTTGGGTGTACCATTTGAATCTAGTGACAAAAATACTACTACAGATGTGCCACAAGAAATAATTGACTCTGATGATAGTGAATTTGATATTGGTGACCACTTTAGCCCTGTGGAAAATACTCaacccaaaaagaaaagaaaggtttCACCAGATATTGGAGGGAAAGCGACAAAGGGAAAGGCAAAGGTTGGGACGGCAACAAATATGAGAAAAACATTTGAGCGGTTAGTTGAAGCAGCCGAAGGTCATAATGAAGTTGAAAAGGCTCAAATTGCGGCCACCTCTCATGTCCATGGAGAGTACTCTATTCCAGATTGCgttaaattattgaaaagtGCAAAGGATAATGGTTTTTTGAATGGTCAACAATTTAGTTATGCTTTAGAAATGCTTAAAGATGAACAAAATCGAGTCCTACTAATAACCTTAAAAGATTCGAAGGAAGATTTGGTTGAGTGGATTCTATACAACTATGTTGATAAGAAACCATCTAATATTTAG
- the LOC25502776 gene encoding FBD-associated F-box protein At5g60610 produces the protein MMVEESSSIRLRLQDRINNLPNSVLHHILSFLPTKTSVHTSLVCRRWRNLWKNLQTFNFCDNSHYMIYDEDNIKQFLCFTVFVNAVLSLRRSRDTRKFHLSCVHFPSDPFFAYSVDTWISTVVGPQLEEFHLTLHCLDGFAFNLPQSLLSCSNLISVSLSGNILFQLQDSSGICLPSLKVLQLLLDMYLLDLNPVNIFLSACHVLEDLEMSFTHESLAILRVPTSLKRLKIMVETKVGACLEIDAPDLKFLSLTNVTISHAATIGNLHKVEEAFLDVLPTPESESVEPLLNLLRALSGIKHLELFSSTTKWLSAAPTSDFPEFHYLLHLQLFLLSFNFNFIFDMLHKCPILQTLITFNDKMDPSFDSSPAYGWETKPQSVPKCLVSHLTFIKFEAYLGHSNELEFIGYVLQNGLVLKTVLIDDFYMMNQPEEWKEKIYDLPRGTMCQLKIH, from the exons ATGATGGTGGAAGAGTCAAGCTCCATTCGGCTGAGACTACAGGACAGAATCAACAATCTACCAAACTCCGTACTGCATCACATTCTATCATTCCTCCCTACCAAAACCTCCGTCCACACCAGCCTCGTCTGCCGCAGATGGCGAAACCTTTGGAAGAATCTTCAAACATTCAACTTCTGCGATAACTCTCACTACATGATCTACGACGAAGAcaacatcaaacagttcttgtgTTTCACCGTTTTCGTCAATGCTGTACTTTCTCTTCGTAGGTCACGCGACACTCGCAAGTTTCATCTCTCTTGCGTTCATTTCCCGTCCGATCCATTCTTTGCTTACTCGGTTGACACTTGGATCAGTACCGTCGTCGGACCCCAACTTGAGGAATTTCATCTTACCCTCCATTGTCTTGACGGATTCGCCTTCAATCTCCctcaatctcttctctcttgCTCCAACCTTATATCCGTTAG TCTTTCTGGTAATATCTTGTTTCAATTACAAGACTCTTCGGGTATTTGCCTACCGTCATTGAAAGTGCTGCAACTACTACTAGACATGTATCTCTTGGATTTGAATCCTGTGAATATCTTTCTTTCTGCCTGCCATGTTCTCGAAGATCTGGAAATGTCCTTTACTCATGAATCTCTGGCCATACTTCGGGTCCCAACTTCCTTAAAGAGGTTGAAAATTATGGTTGAGACTAAAGTTGGGGCTTGCCTTGAAATAGACGCACCCGATCTCAAGTTCCTTAGCCTCACCAATGTTACAATCAGCCATGCAGCAACTATTGGAAACTTGCACAAAGTGGAAGAAGCATTTCTTGATGTACTTCCCACTCCTGAAAGTGAATCTGTTGAACCTTTACTGAATCTCCTCCGAGCTCTCTCTGGAATTAAACATCTCGAGCTGTTTAGTTCAACAACAAAG TGGCTATCTGCTGCCCCAACTTCAGATTTTCCTGAATTTCATTATTTGCTTCACCTACagctctttcttctctctttcaactttaattttatattcGACATGCTTCATAAATGTCCTATCCTACAAACTCTGATAACATTCAACGACAAG ATGGATCCATCGTTTGATTCTTCACCTGCATATGGATGGGAGACGAAGCCTCAAAGTGTTCCTAAGTGTCTCGTATCCCATTTGACCtttattaaatttgaagcaTATCTAGGACATTCAAATGAGCTGGAATTTATTGGCTATGTTTTGCAAAATGGACTTGTTTTGAAGACAGTGCTTATTGATGATTTCTATATGATGAACCAACCGGAGGAGTGGAAGGAAAAAATTTATGATCTGCCAAGGGGGACGATGTGCCAACTTAAAATTCATTGA
- the LOC25502773 gene encoding F-box/FBD/LRR-repeat protein At1g16930 isoform X2 produces MKESSKRRKPGEEEDDGQGSNTNKDRLSSLPDSLLCHILSFLPTKTSVCTMSLVSHRYLHLWKHLQDFDFYDVYYPDSDEEAENFKDFAIFVNAVLSMRSTRDIRKMRLSCGQSQLDSFAERSVDTWIRTAVGAHLEDLHLALFSSEGEGFKLPLPVLSCTNLLSISLCGEIFVELEQSWHVCLPSLKTLQLEIGNVDVNSVDILLSACPILETLELSFSTESLAKLRVPSSLKSFKFTIENDTEVCLEIDTPGLKYLSLTNITFGNATSIGNLHNVEEAYLDASSESESVDPLLTLLQALSGIKRLVFRCYAAKNFAAYYI; encoded by the exons ATGAAGGAAAGTTCAAAACGAAGAAAACcaggagaagaagaagacgaTGGTCAAGGCAGTAACACCAACAAAGACAGATTAAGCAGTCTGCCAGACTCTCTCTTGTGCCATATACTTTCCTTCCTCCCCACAAAAACATCTGTGTGTACAATGAGCCTTGTCTCTCATAGGTATCTTCATCTCTGGAAACATCTCCAAGATTTTGATTTCTACGATGTGTATTACCCCGATTCCGATGAAGAGGCCGAAAATTTCAAAGACTTTGCCATATTCGTCAACGCCGTCCTCTCTATGCGAAGTACCCGCGACATTCGGAAGATGCGTCTCTCTTGCGGCCAATCTCAACTTGATTCATTCGCTGAACGCTCTGTTGACACGTGGATCCGCACCGCCGTTGGAGCCCACCTTGAGGATCTTCATCTCGCTCTCTTCTCGTCCGAGGGTGAAGGCTTCAAACTCCCTCTCCCGGTCCTATCATGCACTAACCTCCTCTCCATCAG TCTCTGTGGTGAAATATTTGTGGAATTGGAACAATCTTGGCATGTTTGTTTACCATCATTGAAGACACTACAACTAGAAATTGGTAACGTGGATGTGAATTCCGTTGATATCCTTCTCTCTGCTTGTCCAATCTTAGAAACTTTGGAACTTTCCTTTTCAACTGAATCTTTGGCCAAGCTTAGGGTTCCATCTTCCTtgaaaagttttaaatttactATAGAGAATGACACTGAAGTTTGTCTTGAGATTGACACACCTGGTCTCAAGTACCTTAGCCTCACCAATATCACATTTGGCAATGCCACTTCTATTGGGAACTTGCACAACGTGGAGGAAGCATATCTTGATGCCTCTTCTGAAAGTGAATCTGTTGACCCTTTACTCACTCTCCTCCAAGCTCTCTCTGGCATTAAACGTCTAGTGTTTCGTTGTTATGCAGCAAAG AATTTCGCTGCTTACTACATCTAG